A stretch of the Thermoanaerobaculia bacterium genome encodes the following:
- a CDS encoding type II toxin-antitoxin system Phd/YefM family antitoxin, with translation MKTIAAGLFKAKCLQIMDEVQSRKEPVLITKRGRPVAKLVPVDSQATSLVGYMQGKMEIVGDLSESPWDGVGGADSVLEKWDRVKK, from the coding sequence ATGAAGACCATCGCCGCGGGCCTGTTCAAGGCCAAGTGCCTGCAGATCATGGATGAGGTTCAGTCGAGAAAGGAACCTGTCTTGATTACCAAGCGCGGTCGCCCGGTGGCCAAGCTCGTGCCCGTGGACTCCCAGGCCACGAGCTTGGTCGGCTACATGCAGGGCAAGATGGAGATCGTCGGAGACCTTTCCGAGTCGCCGTGGGATGGGGTCGGAGGAGCAGACTCTGTACTCGAGAAGTGGGATCGAGTGAAGAAGTGA
- a CDS encoding methyltransferase domain-containing protein — MASPIAPRPHPQKQRDQEEREATAHFYREWLRKPMSVAAVSPSSKRLAEAVATAVGDGQSVVELGGGTGALTHALVARGIPRLVVVEAVPAFCELLRRRFSGVEVIEGDATHAAALLAGSRVPPGTADVVVSGLGMLTRPREEQQLLLEAMLALLRPGGHIVQFTYSLFFPAARGLLAEMGLESRRESMTWINLPPASVFIVRRAAGEAVA, encoded by the coding sequence ATGGCTTCTCCCATCGCGCCGCGTCCGCATCCGCAGAAACAGCGGGATCAGGAGGAGCGGGAGGCGACGGCGCACTTCTACCGCGAGTGGCTGCGGAAGCCCATGTCGGTCGCCGCGGTCAGCCCGAGCAGCAAGCGGCTGGCGGAGGCCGTGGCGACGGCAGTCGGAGACGGGCAGTCGGTCGTGGAGCTCGGCGGCGGGACGGGCGCGCTCACGCACGCTCTCGTCGCGCGGGGTATTCCCAGGCTGGTGGTGGTCGAAGCGGTACCGGCCTTCTGCGAGCTCTTGCGCCGGCGTTTTTCCGGCGTCGAGGTGATCGAGGGCGACGCCACGCACGCGGCCGCTCTCCTCGCCGGCTCTCGCGTTCCACCTGGCACCGCCGACGTCGTGGTCTCGGGCCTGGGCATGCTCACCCGGCCGCGCGAGGAGCAGCAGCTCTTGCTCGAGGCGATGCTCGCGCTGCTCAGGCCTGGGGGCCACATCGTGCAGTTCACTTACTCATTGTTCTTTCCGGCGGCGCGCGGCCTGCTGGCGGAGATGGGCCTCGAATCCCGCCGCGAGAGCATGACCTGGATCAACCTGCCGCCGGCCTCTGTCTTCATCGTGCGCCGGGCCGCGGGCGAAGCCGTCGCCTGA
- a CDS encoding DUF3488 domain-containing protein: protein MTYAREKRLLLGIAALLAPLPLPFSQMLEWSALVLFEVLVVAFLVRAARGIEGPDLPGRWLSNRALNLLGLAYLPVLVLDIGTTGRIQILRPVLHLAMFAVLAKLWSLREEKQKWQTWMGIFFLFLASMATSVHPTVVLYLMVFLGLTVVLMVRFVYLHVLTSFGHRDLAPPQFPVRSFLVGAVAATLLLAVPLFALLPRVRSPYIMAPGGGGGQLESRAGFSDAMSLDLIGRIRDNRQIAMRLTFSGQPAPPGAMRFKAATYDVWEGRTWRRSARDRTLRRNPREGIFRLAEGNRTASVQIALEPLRSTSLILPLGALAVDLDLAVLDVDRGGAIFLKGMPGEVFDYKVDLGVSERSLAALVKDRVAALAPAAEPADAAVVGSAAETGASGPPGPADPALDLSGVTPPIAALAAEWAGSGTPMERARRIERHLLFDYAYTLEFIGRGGERPIEYFLLEARRGHCEYFASAMVLLLRSQGIPARLVTGFLGAEFAPWERAWVVRQSNAHAWVEGYIPETGWQMFDPTPPAGRPMNEDASLLGSMREAWEFVVFRWDRYVISFDFYDQVGIFFRLRSLWDQFTRELFRSTRGPRATAAAPAPPESPAAGPSAGARVAPPFWRDPRVGWVAGALLVAIAGAIFLLRRREEWNATRAYLALRATLAGSGLGLAPWLGPLALADFARRRLPEAAPATGRLVASYLRESFAGERLADEALAHLRTDLAAVDKAARAAIAARRREKRRR from the coding sequence ATGACCTACGCGCGCGAGAAGCGACTGCTGCTGGGCATCGCCGCGCTCCTCGCGCCGCTGCCGCTGCCGTTCAGCCAGATGCTCGAGTGGTCGGCGCTCGTGCTGTTCGAAGTTCTCGTCGTCGCCTTCCTGGTGCGCGCGGCGCGCGGGATCGAAGGCCCTGACCTGCCGGGGAGATGGCTCTCGAACCGGGCGCTGAACCTCCTGGGACTCGCCTACCTGCCGGTCCTGGTGCTCGACATCGGCACCACCGGCCGCATCCAGATCCTCCGCCCGGTGCTGCACCTCGCGATGTTCGCGGTGCTCGCCAAGCTCTGGTCGCTGCGCGAGGAGAAGCAGAAATGGCAGACCTGGATGGGGATCTTCTTCCTCTTCCTCGCCTCCATGGCGACCAGCGTCCATCCGACGGTCGTCCTCTACCTCATGGTCTTCCTGGGCCTCACGGTCGTGCTGATGGTGCGTTTCGTCTATCTGCACGTGCTCACGAGCTTCGGTCATCGCGATCTCGCGCCGCCGCAGTTTCCGGTGCGGTCCTTCCTGGTGGGCGCCGTAGCCGCGACGCTGCTGCTTGCCGTGCCGCTCTTCGCTCTCCTGCCGCGGGTGCGGTCGCCGTACATCATGGCTCCGGGCGGGGGGGGCGGACAGCTGGAGTCGCGGGCGGGGTTCTCCGATGCCATGAGCCTCGACCTCATCGGCAGGATCCGCGACAACCGGCAGATTGCCATGCGGCTGACGTTTTCCGGTCAGCCGGCGCCGCCGGGAGCGATGCGCTTCAAGGCGGCCACCTACGACGTCTGGGAGGGCCGCACCTGGCGCCGCAGCGCCCGCGACCGCACGCTCCGGCGCAACCCCCGCGAGGGGATCTTCCGGCTCGCCGAAGGCAACCGCACCGCGTCGGTGCAGATCGCTCTCGAGCCACTGCGCTCGACCAGCCTGATCCTTCCGCTGGGGGCGCTGGCGGTCGACCTCGATCTGGCGGTGCTCGACGTCGACCGCGGCGGCGCGATCTTCCTCAAAGGGATGCCGGGAGAGGTGTTCGATTACAAGGTCGATCTGGGGGTGTCGGAGCGCTCGCTGGCGGCGCTGGTGAAGGACCGAGTGGCCGCGCTCGCCCCTGCCGCCGAACCCGCCGATGCCGCTGTTGTCGGCTCTGCCGCCGAGACCGGTGCCTCGGGTCCCCCGGGACCAGCTGATCCGGCGCTCGACCTGTCCGGAGTGACGCCGCCGATCGCCGCACTCGCCGCCGAGTGGGCGGGGTCCGGCACGCCGATGGAGCGCGCCCGTCGGATCGAGCGTCACCTGCTTTTCGACTACGCCTACACGCTGGAGTTCATCGGCAGGGGCGGCGAGCGGCCGATCGAGTACTTCCTGCTCGAGGCGCGGCGTGGGCACTGCGAGTACTTCGCCTCCGCGATGGTGCTGCTGCTGCGCTCGCAGGGGATTCCGGCACGCCTGGTCACCGGATTCCTCGGTGCGGAGTTCGCGCCCTGGGAGCGCGCCTGGGTGGTCCGCCAGTCCAACGCCCACGCCTGGGTCGAAGGCTACATCCCGGAGACCGGCTGGCAGATGTTCGATCCGACGCCACCGGCCGGGCGACCGATGAACGAGGACGCGAGCCTGCTCGGATCGATGCGCGAGGCCTGGGAGTTCGTGGTCTTTCGATGGGACCGCTACGTCATCTCCTTCGACTTCTACGACCAGGTCGGGATCTTCTTCCGGCTGCGCTCACTCTGGGATCAGTTCACGAGGGAGCTCTTCCGGTCGACGCGCGGGCCGCGCGCGACCGCAGCCGCTCCCGCTCCGCCCGAAAGCCCGGCTGCCGGGCCCTCGGCCGGCGCGCGCGTGGCGCCGCCGTTCTGGCGCGATCCGCGCGTCGGATGGGTCGCCGGAGCCCTGTTGGTTGCGATCGCCGGGGCCATCTTCCTCCTTCGGCGGCGGGAGGAGTGGAACGCCACGCGGGCCTACCTCGCCCTGCGTGCCACGCTCGCCGGCTCCGGCCTGGGGCTTGCGCCCTGGCTGGGCCCGCTCGCCCTCGCCGACTTCGCGCGGCGCCGCCTGCCGGAGGCGGCGCCGGCGACCGGCCGCCTGGTCGCGAGCTACCTCCGCGAGAGCTTCGCCGGCGAGAGGCTAGCGGACGAAGCTCTCGCGCATCTGCGCACCGACCTCGCCGCGGTCGATAAGGCCGCTCGCGCCGCGATCGCCGCGCGGCGGCGCGAGAAGCGGCGCCGCTAG
- a CDS encoding class I fructose-bisphosphate aldolase yields the protein MSTIDRIQSQLGADAGSLLSFVCKGVPKERIRIPASDHVAASFGDSDRNAQVMVNLERIHATGRLAKTGYLSILPVDQGIEHSGAASFAPNPDYFDPQKIVELAIEGGCNAVACTLGGLGLVARKYAHKIPFILKINHNQLLTYPNGARQTMFARVEQAWDMGCAAVGATIYFGSDDADREIEEVGEAFAAAHEMGMATILWCYLRNSAFAKDGIDHHTSADLTAQANHLGVTLGADIIKQKLPTLNGGYNFLPKFGKTHKKVYGELVSDHPVDYVRWQVANCYMGKIGLINSGGASAGESDLAEAVRTAVVNKRGGGMGLISGRKAFQRPRAEGVALLHAIQDVYLCPEVTVA from the coding sequence ATGAGCACGATCGATCGCATCCAGTCGCAGCTCGGCGCCGACGCCGGGAGTCTTCTGTCTTTCGTCTGCAAGGGCGTTCCGAAGGAGCGCATCCGGATTCCCGCTTCCGACCATGTGGCGGCGAGCTTCGGCGATTCGGATCGCAACGCCCAGGTGATGGTGAACCTCGAGCGCATTCACGCGACCGGCCGGCTGGCGAAGACGGGCTACCTCTCGATCTTGCCGGTGGATCAGGGGATCGAGCACTCCGGCGCGGCCTCGTTCGCGCCGAATCCGGACTACTTCGACCCGCAGAAGATCGTCGAGCTGGCGATCGAAGGGGGCTGCAACGCGGTCGCCTGCACGCTCGGCGGGCTCGGCCTGGTGGCGCGGAAGTACGCGCACAAGATCCCTTTCATTCTGAAAATCAACCACAACCAGCTGCTGACCTACCCGAACGGCGCTCGGCAGACGATGTTCGCCCGCGTGGAGCAGGCCTGGGACATGGGCTGTGCGGCGGTGGGGGCGACGATCTACTTCGGCTCCGACGACGCCGACCGAGAGATCGAGGAGGTCGGCGAGGCGTTCGCCGCGGCGCATGAAATGGGCATGGCGACGATCCTCTGGTGCTACCTGCGAAACTCCGCCTTCGCCAAGGACGGCATCGACCACCACACCTCCGCCGACCTCACGGCGCAGGCGAATCACCTGGGAGTGACCCTCGGGGCCGACATCATCAAACAGAAACTGCCGACCCTGAACGGCGGCTACAACTTCCTGCCCAAGTTCGGCAAGACGCACAAGAAGGTCTACGGCGAGCTGGTGAGCGATCATCCGGTCGACTACGTGCGCTGGCAGGTGGCGAACTGCTACATGGGAAAGATCGGCCTGATCAACTCGGGCGGCGCCTCGGCGGGGGAGAGCGATCTCGCCGAAGCGGTGCGCACGGCGGTCGTCAACAAGCGCGGCGGTGGCATGGGTCTGATCTCCGGCCGCAAGGCCTTCCAGCGCCCGCGCGCCGAGGGCGTCGCCCTCCTGCACGCCATCCAGGACGTCTACCTCTGCCCGGAAGTCACCGTCGCCTGA
- a CDS encoding type II toxin-antitoxin system VapC family toxin: MILLDTQAWLYLGRAPELLSRRATSAIRRHEKSGGLRIAAISVWEAVWLYRKGKVRSAGPIRAWLADLVEPPALQVEPLSPEICLTAAELPLTFPSDPADRLIAATAIVLRCPLVTADERIRAANVVETIW; this comes from the coding sequence GTGATCCTGCTGGACACCCAGGCTTGGCTGTACCTCGGCCGAGCGCCCGAGCTACTTTCGCGACGCGCGACTTCGGCAATCCGCCGCCACGAGAAAAGCGGCGGCCTGAGAATCGCAGCCATCTCCGTCTGGGAAGCCGTCTGGCTCTATCGCAAAGGAAAAGTCCGATCAGCCGGACCGATTCGCGCCTGGTTGGCGGACTTGGTGGAGCCGCCGGCGCTCCAGGTCGAGCCGCTCTCGCCCGAGATCTGTCTCACCGCCGCCGAGCTGCCGTTGACTTTTCCTTCCGATCCCGCCGACCGCCTGATCGCCGCAACGGCGATCGTGCTGCGCTGTCCACTGGTGACCGCCGACGAGCGCATCCGCGCCGCCAACGTCGTCGAGACGATCTGGTAG
- a CDS encoding nuclear transport factor 2 family protein, with product MRRRNLASVLGLLATVAGSSAGVAVEAAAERAARIEQVRAVEIAFAKTVMDDKPEAFAALLDEGTVFVSGKNVTRGKAAVVAGWKDFFGPARPYFEWHPEVVELSADGNLGLSRGPWVIRTRDKDGKEVEVKGLYNSVWQRQADGSWKILFDAGCSPCPTCG from the coding sequence ATGCGACGACGGAATCTGGCTTCGGTATTGGGGCTGCTGGCGACGGTGGCGGGTAGTTCGGCAGGAGTGGCGGTGGAAGCTGCCGCCGAGCGCGCGGCGCGCATCGAGCAGGTGCGCGCGGTGGAGATCGCCTTCGCCAAGACCGTCATGGACGACAAGCCGGAGGCGTTCGCCGCGCTCCTCGACGAGGGGACGGTCTTCGTCAGCGGCAAGAACGTCACTCGCGGCAAGGCGGCGGTGGTCGCCGGCTGGAAGGATTTCTTCGGCCCGGCGCGCCCCTACTTCGAGTGGCACCCGGAAGTCGTCGAGCTCTCGGCCGACGGCAACCTCGGACTCTCCCGAGGGCCGTGGGTGATCCGCACCAGGGACAAGGACGGCAAGGAGGTCGAGGTCAAAGGCCTCTACAACTCCGTCTGGCAGCGCCAGGCCGACGGCTCATGGAAGATCCTCTTCGACGCCGGCTGCTCGCCCTGCCCGACCTGCGGCTGA